One genomic segment of Gemmatimonadota bacterium includes these proteins:
- a CDS encoding NAD(P)-binding domain-containing protein has protein sequence MESLATLLAFVLITGLAIRMHLRSTAKAGGGSAMMPNCPRCGTALHVGAMRCRQCGAPQQAYELVSAPVVEGELAAGSGEPKAMVRADVCVGCGTCVDACPEPGAITMHKKLAVVDDALCKGHGECVAACPVGGILVTTGAAVNRVSVPLVNANFESNLPGLYIVGELGGRGLIKNAVNEGRLAVEHIAATLTPATADERDAVDVLIVGSGPAGLSAGVEAIRNGLKYVMVEQGELSESVRKYPRHKLLLAEPIQMPLYGNLWVADTSKEALLRAWESIVDSSGLQVRTGERVLKVTPEGTLFQVETSAGRYRTRRVVLAMGRRGSPRKLGVIGEELNKVVYEIVEMEQFAGRRVLVVGGGDSAIESAVGLGNQDGTTVHLSYRGESFPRIKPRNQEKLDRAVAAGRITLLLQTQLREVRADVAILEGPSGGDDPPERRCGDPDRWRCAVRIPRADRRAHRAEGRADSSGCREGELIALASVARAGGPGAAGPSGGADLSGSAREGAPGARRGDQVLAVSWPLKGRDATTLSELPQGSDAAGVAGTRLPRARGEDVGEELRVVSSGSCRSRIRHDRLAGRRPRPL, from the coding sequence ATGGAATCCCTCGCCACCCTCCTCGCCTTCGTGCTGATCACCGGGCTCGCCATCCGCATGCACCTGCGGTCCACGGCGAAGGCGGGCGGCGGGTCCGCGATGATGCCGAATTGTCCGCGGTGCGGCACGGCGCTCCACGTCGGGGCGATGCGGTGTCGTCAGTGCGGTGCGCCGCAGCAGGCCTACGAACTCGTCTCGGCGCCGGTCGTCGAGGGGGAGCTCGCAGCCGGGAGCGGCGAGCCGAAGGCGATGGTCCGTGCCGATGTCTGCGTCGGCTGCGGCACCTGCGTGGACGCCTGCCCGGAGCCGGGCGCGATCACCATGCACAAGAAGCTCGCGGTGGTGGATGACGCCCTCTGCAAGGGCCACGGCGAATGCGTGGCGGCCTGTCCGGTCGGCGGCATTCTGGTGACGACGGGCGCGGCGGTGAACCGGGTCTCTGTCCCACTGGTCAATGCCAATTTCGAGAGCAACCTCCCCGGGCTCTACATCGTCGGCGAGCTCGGCGGGCGCGGGCTGATCAAGAACGCGGTGAATGAGGGGCGCCTGGCGGTCGAGCACATCGCCGCGACGCTGACCCCGGCCACCGCCGACGAGCGCGACGCGGTCGACGTGCTGATCGTCGGCAGCGGTCCGGCCGGCCTGAGCGCGGGCGTCGAGGCGATCCGCAACGGTCTCAAGTACGTGATGGTCGAGCAGGGGGAGCTCTCGGAAAGCGTGCGCAAGTATCCGCGCCACAAGCTGCTGCTGGCGGAACCGATTCAAATGCCGCTCTACGGCAACCTCTGGGTGGCGGACACCTCCAAGGAGGCGTTGCTGCGCGCGTGGGAGAGCATCGTCGACAGTAGCGGGCTCCAGGTCCGGACTGGCGAGCGCGTCCTCAAGGTCACGCCCGAGGGGACCCTCTTTCAGGTCGAGACCTCGGCCGGCCGCTATCGGACGCGCCGCGTGGTGCTCGCGATGGGACGCCGTGGCTCACCGCGGAAGCTCGGCGTGATCGGCGAGGAGCTGAACAAGGTCGTCTACGAGATCGTCGAGATGGAGCAGTTTGCCGGGCGACGGGTTCTGGTGGTCGGTGGCGGCGACAGCGCGATCGAATCGGCGGTCGGCCTCGGAAACCAGGATGGCACCACGGTGCATCTCTCCTACCGTGGCGAATCGTTCCCGCGGATCAAGCCGCGGAATCAGGAGAAGCTCGATCGGGCGGTGGCGGCAGGGCGGATCACCCTGTTGCTCCAGACGCAATTGCGCGAAGTGCGGGCCGACGTGGCGATCCTCGAGGGGCCGTCCGGGGGCGATGATCCTCCCGAACGACGATGTGGTGATCCGGATCGGTGGCGATGCGCCGTTCGCATTCCTCGAGCAGATCGGCGTGCGCATCGTGCAGAAGGACGTGCCGATTCCTCGGGATGTCGAGAGGGTGAGCTGATTGCGCTGGCTTCGGTGGCTCGGGCTGGTGGTCCTGGTGCTGCCGGGCCGAGTGGAGGCGCAGATCTCTCCGGGTCCGCTCGCGAAGGCGCACCAGGCGCTCGAAGGGGCGACCAAGTGCTCGCAGTGTCATGGCCCCTCAAAGGACGCGATGCCACGACTCTGTCTGAGTTGCCACAAGGAAGTGACGCTGCTGGTGTCGCAGGGACGCGGCTACCACGCGCGCGAGGCGAAGACGTCGGGGAAGAGCTGCGCGTCGTGTCATCCGGATCATGCCGGTCGCGAATTCGCCATGATCGCCTGGCCGGCCGGCGGCCGCGACCGCTTTGA
- a CDS encoding DUF4405 domain-containing protein, translating into MALFVAMGVALASGFYMSKSIFPNHLTNARYGMWHELHESSSTVTLIILGLHVALNWDLISNGVRRALRARQAGEPPSQGEPLLVRPVPRIFWITVVSAVLAVVVWGGGR; encoded by the coding sequence GTGGCGCTCTTCGTGGCGATGGGCGTGGCCCTGGCGTCCGGCTTCTACATGTCGAAATCGATCTTCCCGAATCATCTGACCAATGCGCGCTACGGGATGTGGCACGAGCTGCATGAGTCGTCGTCGACAGTCACGCTGATCATCCTTGGGCTGCACGTGGCGCTCAATTGGGACCTGATCAGCAACGGGGTGCGGCGCGCGCTGCGAGCGCGGCAGGCGGGCGAACCGCCCAGCCAGGGCGAGCCGCTCCTGGTGCGCCCCGTCCCGCGGATCTTCTGGATCACCGTGGTGTCGGCGGTGCTGGCGGTGGTGGTCTGGGGCGGCGGGCGGTGA
- a CDS encoding aminotransferase class V-fold PLP-dependent enzyme has protein sequence MSSRRHFVRTLMGTGAALPMFRHDAMRQVVRATDRLTSADPLAAAEDEAYWTEIQRAFDADRTMVNLNNGGVCPTPSHVLEAMIRDLRFSNELPVHHMWAVLEPRIESVRRDLAHDFGCDPEEMAITRNASEALETLILGRDLQPGDEVLVTNQNYGRMLTTWEQRVHRQGIVLKQVSFDVKNPTPDYLVDVFRKAITPRTKLIEVTHITNLTGQIFPVKQVIDMAHEKGIEVFVDGAHAYAHFPFTRDALNVDYYGTSLHKWLLAPIGTGFLYVRKAKIGSIWPMMAAPATMNDNIRKYEEIGTHPAANHNAISAALAFHRGIGSERKIARLRYLRDRWAKRLLAESPRVHIPTPLAGTTAGAIALLSIEGVDASKLSAWLLDKHRVVTVAINHPEFSGIRVTPNVYTTPDEIDVFADLIGKAIKQGIA, from the coding sequence ATGTCCTCGCGCCGCCACTTCGTCCGGACCCTGATGGGCACCGGTGCCGCGCTCCCGATGTTTCGCCACGACGCCATGCGCCAGGTGGTGCGGGCCACCGACCGGCTCACCTCCGCCGATCCACTCGCGGCCGCCGAAGACGAAGCCTACTGGACCGAGATCCAGCGCGCCTTCGACGCCGACCGCACCATGGTGAATCTGAACAACGGCGGCGTCTGCCCCACACCGAGCCATGTGCTCGAGGCGATGATCCGCGACCTCCGCTTCAGCAACGAGCTGCCGGTCCACCACATGTGGGCGGTGCTCGAGCCGCGCATCGAGAGCGTACGGCGCGACCTGGCGCACGATTTCGGCTGCGACCCCGAGGAGATGGCGATCACCCGCAACGCCTCGGAAGCGCTCGAGACGCTGATCCTCGGCCGCGACCTCCAGCCGGGCGACGAAGTCCTGGTCACCAATCAGAACTACGGCCGGATGCTCACGACGTGGGAGCAGCGGGTCCATCGGCAGGGGATCGTGCTCAAGCAGGTGTCGTTCGACGTCAAGAACCCGACGCCTGACTATCTCGTCGATGTCTTCCGCAAGGCGATCACCCCGCGCACCAAGCTCATCGAGGTGACCCACATCACCAACCTCACGGGCCAGATATTCCCGGTGAAGCAGGTGATCGACATGGCCCACGAGAAGGGGATCGAGGTCTTCGTCGACGGGGCCCATGCCTACGCGCATTTCCCGTTCACGCGCGACGCACTGAACGTCGACTATTACGGCACCTCGCTCCACAAGTGGCTGCTGGCGCCGATCGGCACCGGCTTTCTCTATGTGCGCAAGGCAAAGATCGGCAGCATCTGGCCGATGATGGCCGCCCCCGCCACGATGAACGACAACATCCGGAAGTACGAGGAGATCGGCACGCACCCCGCCGCCAATCACAACGCCATCTCCGCGGCGCTCGCCTTCCACCGCGGCATCGGGAGCGAGCGGAAGATCGCCCGGCTCCGCTACCTTCGCGATCGCTGGGCCAAGCGGCTGCTGGCCGAGAGTCCACGGGTGCACATCCCCACGCCGCTCGCGGGAACCACGGCGGGCGCCATCGCGTTGCTCTCGATCGAGGGCGTCGACGCGAGCAAGCTCTCGGCGTGGCTGCTCGACAAACACCGCGTCGTGACCGTCGCGATCAACCACCCCGAGTTCTCCGGGATCCGCGTGACGCCGAACGTCTACACCACCCCCGACGAGATCGATGTCTTCGCCGACCTGATCGGCAAGGCGATCAAGCAGGGCATCGCGTAG
- a CDS encoding M20/M25/M40 family metallo-hydrolase, with translation MLTRSRSLTVALLVLLTAGMTGAQGPVDWPMVAKIRAEGLQRSRVMDLEGYMADVLGARLTLSKDMQRAQLWVRGEMERIGLVNVAAEPFMNFGAAWDNEYVSIHMLEPDYQPMVGYPLAHTPGTDGKQVAQAMIVDLQSKQDLERYRGKLAGMAILATPPAVIDLVAMTNGVRRRTEAELDSLERVVIVPRPAPAPRAVRNPDVLTAVEKMAFYKAEGVVVVFQCESGWLGAVRGFSRPGSATDKWSREGDLASPVIVAVTPEHYNRMYRILQRSIPVKVEVEVRNRIGEQAEQAMNIVGEIPGSDLKDEVVMIGAHFDTWHASPNASDNTSGVAVALEAARILKAIGAKPRRTIRVALWGGEEQGLWGSRAYVLKHFGNPRDPRVGTTPDFEKLQAYFNQDYGSGQYRGIMLQGNEGARELLTAWMSPFKDLGMTAVSNQSLGSTDHVAFDEIGLPGFQFLQDRTPGQGGHTNLDFYDTIQADDLMKNAVIMASYAWHAANSAERIPRKGAR, from the coding sequence ATGCTGACTCGCTCCCGGTCGCTCACGGTCGCACTGCTCGTGCTGCTCACCGCCGGGATGACTGGGGCGCAGGGCCCCGTCGATTGGCCCATGGTCGCGAAGATCCGCGCCGAGGGGTTGCAGCGCTCCCGGGTGATGGACCTCGAGGGGTACATGGCCGACGTGCTCGGCGCCCGGCTCACCCTCTCCAAGGACATGCAGCGCGCCCAGCTCTGGGTGCGCGGTGAAATGGAGCGGATCGGGCTCGTCAACGTGGCGGCAGAGCCGTTCATGAACTTTGGCGCGGCGTGGGACAACGAGTACGTCTCGATCCACATGCTCGAACCCGACTACCAGCCAATGGTCGGCTATCCCCTCGCGCACACGCCCGGTACCGACGGGAAGCAGGTCGCGCAGGCGATGATCGTCGATCTCCAGTCGAAACAGGACCTGGAGCGCTACCGTGGCAAGCTGGCCGGCATGGCCATTCTCGCCACGCCGCCGGCGGTGATCGACCTCGTGGCGATGACCAATGGCGTGCGCCGCCGGACCGAGGCGGAGCTCGATTCGCTGGAGCGCGTGGTCATCGTGCCGCGGCCGGCCCCGGCGCCGCGTGCCGTCCGGAATCCCGACGTGCTGACCGCCGTCGAGAAGATGGCCTTCTACAAGGCCGAGGGCGTGGTCGTCGTCTTCCAGTGCGAGAGCGGCTGGCTTGGGGCCGTGCGCGGCTTCTCGCGTCCCGGCTCGGCCACCGACAAGTGGTCGCGCGAGGGGGACCTCGCCTCGCCGGTGATCGTGGCCGTGACACCGGAGCACTACAACCGGATGTACCGGATCCTCCAGCGTTCGATCCCGGTGAAGGTCGAGGTCGAGGTGCGCAACCGGATCGGCGAGCAGGCCGAGCAGGCGATGAACATCGTCGGCGAGATCCCCGGCAGCGATCTGAAGGACGAGGTCGTGATGATCGGCGCGCACTTCGACACCTGGCACGCATCGCCGAACGCGAGCGACAACACCTCCGGGGTGGCGGTGGCGCTCGAGGCGGCCCGGATCCTGAAGGCGATTGGCGCCAAGCCGCGTCGGACCATTCGGGTGGCGCTGTGGGGCGGGGAGGAGCAGGGGTTGTGGGGATCGCGCGCCTATGTCCTCAAGCACTTCGGCAATCCGCGTGATCCGAGGGTCGGCACCACGCCGGACTTCGAGAAGCTGCAGGCCTATTTCAACCAGGACTACGGCTCGGGGCAGTACCGCGGCATCATGCTGCAGGGGAACGAGGGGGCGCGTGAGTTGCTCACCGCCTGGATGTCGCCCTTCAAGGACCTGGGCATGACCGCCGTCTCGAACCAGAGCCTTGGCAGCACCGACCACGTCGCCTTCGACGAAATCGGCCTCCCCGGCTTCCAGTTCCTGCAGGACCGGACCCCGGGGCAGGGTGGCCACACCAACCTCGACTTCTACGACACGATCCAGGCTGACGACCTGATGAAGAACGCCGTGATCATGGCGTCCTACGCCTGGCACGCCGCCAACAGCGCCGAGCGGATTCCCCGCAAGGGCGCGCGCTAA
- a CDS encoding DUF1211 domain-containing protein gives MDTKRLEAFSDGVIAIIITIMVLELRPPHEPTLAGLAPLLPVILSYVLSFIYLGIYWNNHHHMLQATKHVNGTILWANLHLLFWLSLIPFATAWLGEAHLAPATTALYGGILLMAAIAYTILQQAIVRLHGRDSLLAKAIGDDGKGKLSVACYVAAIALSFASVWAAIALYVAVALIWLVPDRRIERVIGTTD, from the coding sequence GTGGATACCAAGCGCCTCGAGGCCTTCAGCGACGGCGTGATCGCCATCATCATCACCATCATGGTGCTGGAACTGCGCCCGCCCCACGAGCCGACGCTCGCCGGGCTGGCGCCGCTCCTGCCCGTGATCCTCTCCTACGTCCTCTCGTTCATCTATCTCGGCATCTACTGGAACAATCACCATCACATGCTGCAGGCCACGAAGCACGTGAATGGCACCATCCTCTGGGCCAACCTCCATCTGCTCTTCTGGCTGTCACTGATCCCGTTCGCCACCGCCTGGCTCGGCGAGGCGCACCTCGCGCCGGCGACGACCGCGCTCTACGGCGGCATCCTGCTGATGGCGGCGATCGCCTACACCATCCTGCAGCAGGCGATCGTCCGGCTGCACGGCCGGGACTCGTTGCTGGCGAAGGCGATCGGTGATGACGGGAAGGGGAAGCTGTCGGTGGCCTGCTACGTCGCGGCGATCGCGCTGTCGTTCGCGAGCGTCTGGGCGGCGATCGCCCTCTACGTGGCGGTGGCGTTGATCTGGCTCGTGCCGGACCGGCGGATCGAGCGGGTGATCGGCACCACCGACTGA
- a CDS encoding Rieske 2Fe-2S domain-containing protein produces the protein MSDSTGLNEDAACEGWRIDPAPPEFLKEIGLAAMGALLPGRHPGRAGRDDAAAGRAASGRVGADPTYPVPAADGVQIDKVNEVILVRWQSSVWAFNLSCPHQRTALRWTDAKHEFQCPKHKSRYQPDGTFIAGRATRNMDRFSITHTGTEIIVHVGAMHKSDADQASWSASVVKL, from the coding sequence GTGAGCGATAGTACTGGCCTTAACGAAGACGCCGCCTGCGAAGGCTGGCGAATTGACCCGGCCCCGCCGGAATTCCTGAAGGAGATCGGCCTGGCCGCGATGGGCGCCTTGCTCCCTGGCCGGCATCCCGGCCGAGCTGGCCGCGACGATGCGGCCGCGGGACGGGCGGCCAGCGGCCGCGTCGGCGCCGATCCGACCTACCCCGTGCCGGCGGCCGATGGCGTGCAGATCGACAAGGTGAACGAGGTGATCCTGGTGCGCTGGCAGAGCAGCGTCTGGGCGTTCAACCTCTCCTGCCCGCACCAGCGGACGGCGTTGCGATGGACCGATGCCAAGCACGAATTCCAGTGCCCGAAGCACAAGTCGCGCTACCAGCCCGACGGCACCTTCATCGCCGGGCGCGCCACCCGCAACATGGATCGCTTCTCGATCACGCATACCGGGACCGAGATCATCGTCCACGTCGGGGCCATGCACAAGAGCGACGCGGACCAGGCAAGCTGGTCCGCGTCGGTGGTAAAACTCTGA
- a CDS encoding serine/threonine protein kinase: MADTTLERLQTHLADRYAFERELGRGGMATVFLARDIKHDRKVAVKVLHPDLSASIGGERFEREIRVAGRLQHPHILGMYDSGNSDGLLYYVMPFVEGESLRDRLDREGQLSVEDALQITLEVADALEYAHKQQVIHRDIKPENVLLSGGHALVADFGIARAVEDGAQQLTQTGMALGTPTYMAPEQGMGEKVGVTADIYSLGCMLFEMLAGEPPFSGKNASAILAKHVMEQVPSLRIIRQSVPEEVEYAIFCALGKSPADRPQSAAAFAEMLVAAPMAAGATSTRMMTMRHTTARRTNSGMTSAFGVAAPMPVPLWKRPAVLAAALFVVAAAGFGAYKMSAGGNRRGDG; this comes from the coding sequence TTGGCCGATACCACCCTCGAACGACTGCAGACCCACCTCGCCGATCGCTATGCGTTCGAGCGGGAGCTTGGCCGTGGGGGCATGGCCACGGTCTTCCTGGCCCGCGACATCAAGCACGACCGCAAGGTGGCCGTGAAGGTGCTCCACCCGGACCTTTCCGCCTCGATCGGCGGCGAGCGCTTCGAGCGCGAGATCCGGGTCGCCGGGCGGCTGCAGCACCCGCACATCCTCGGGATGTACGACTCGGGCAACTCCGACGGCCTGCTCTACTACGTGATGCCGTTCGTCGAAGGGGAGTCGCTCCGCGACCGCCTCGACCGCGAAGGCCAGCTTTCCGTCGAGGATGCGCTGCAGATCACGCTCGAAGTGGCCGATGCCCTTGAGTACGCCCACAAGCAACAGGTCATCCACCGCGACATCAAGCCGGAGAACGTCCTTCTCAGCGGTGGCCACGCGCTGGTGGCCGACTTCGGCATCGCCCGCGCGGTCGAGGATGGCGCGCAGCAGCTGACGCAGACCGGGATGGCGCTCGGCACGCCGACCTACATGGCACCCGAACAGGGGATGGGCGAGAAGGTCGGCGTCACCGCCGACATCTACTCCCTGGGTTGCATGCTATTCGAGATGCTCGCGGGTGAGCCGCCCTTCAGCGGGAAGAATGCCTCGGCGATCCTCGCCAAGCATGTGATGGAGCAGGTCCCGTCGCTCCGGATCATCCGTCAGTCGGTGCCGGAGGAAGTCGAGTACGCGATCTTCTGCGCGCTGGGGAAGTCGCCGGCCGACCGGCCGCAGAGCGCGGCGGCGTTCGCCGAGATGCTGGTCGCCGCGCCGATGGCGGCCGGGGCGACGTCCACTCGCATGATGACGATGCGGCACACGACGGCGCGCCGTACCAACAGCGGGATGACCAGCGCGTTTGGCGTCGCCGCGCCGATGCCGGTGCCGCTCTGGAAGCGGCCGGCAGTGCTCGCCGCCGCGCTCTTTGTGGTCGCCGCCGCCGGCTTCGGGGCCTACAAGATGAGTGCGGGCGGCAACCGCCGCGGCGATGGCTGA
- a CDS encoding glycoside hydrolase, which produces MHWRSIGPVRAGRGRSMVGVPTQPNVFYAGFDNGGVWRTTDFGSTWRPLFDKESTGSIGAIAVAPSNPNILYVGTGAGIIRPDLAVGDGMYRSNDAGKSWTHLGLRESQMIAWVEVDPKHPERLFVAALGHPYGPNAERGIFRSTDGGASFQKVLYKDEYTSGNDVRIDPTDPNVVYAALWQQQQQFIEGREFSGPGGGIFKSTDGGTTWRQLTDGLPTVGQANLAISPSNHLVLYATVAPAAGAAPAGGGGGRGAGAGAITLFKSVDGGEHWFPAQRDPNAPAGTAVPAADPRPLGRIGGGDLPTITVDPTNENVVYSASTVFWRTEDGGRTWAAVRGAPGGDDYQRSWINPLNPNIIGVIADQGAVISGNRGQSWSNWYTQSTAAMYHVTADNAYPYRLCGGQQDSGSACVDSWSSDGIITFHDWHPVNIQEYGIAAPDPRNPDIVFGSSRSNVSRYDRKTGQTTNVGPDMTGFNRNVRTMPLLFSPVNPDALFYASNAVWKTLDRGHRWTRISPDLSRQTWEVPATAGKYATTVTPAPLGTITALSASPRSVAILWAGTDDGLIQVTMNGGTTWRNVTPAGIKPWTRIFNIEAGHFDNLTAYAAANTMRIDDLNPHFWRTHDGGTTWQEINTGIAPGVVVNSIREDPRVKGLLYGATDTQVWVSFDDGDHWQSLRLDMPAISVRDIKVKDDSTCHCADLVAGTHGRGFWILDNLTPLREAAALRQAAAMQSAHLVKPMTAVRLRNFINDPTPWPPEVPAGESGPVGAVLDYFLPKSATGAVTLEILDATGGVVRTYASTDPVLNPDPVRDPAAYVALCQRTPNAQHCAFPLYWPAASTALSAEAGMHRWLWDMHYDPIVPGGGGSTGAVPGRMMTVVSAPWAPPGKYVVRLTVEGKQFTQPLTLRLDPRVTTPAPALTQLFTMTRTLRSKAVAARAAWTEARALSTSLAQSSAPAASTLKGKLDSLAPAPVAGGVGGGRGGGGRGGAGAGATPPSTLDGVSNALHAAALAMQGADVAPTANQLAAAAKAEQAYVTIMARWAALKAAAPAR; this is translated from the coding sequence ATGCACTGGCGCTCGATCGGTCCGGTGCGTGCGGGTCGAGGGCGGTCGATGGTCGGCGTGCCGACGCAGCCCAATGTGTTCTACGCCGGCTTCGACAACGGCGGCGTCTGGCGGACCACCGACTTCGGCTCGACCTGGAGGCCGCTCTTCGACAAGGAGTCGACCGGCTCGATCGGGGCCATCGCGGTGGCACCGTCGAATCCGAACATCCTGTATGTGGGCACCGGCGCCGGGATCATCCGTCCCGACCTCGCCGTGGGCGACGGGATGTATCGCTCCAACGACGCCGGGAAGAGTTGGACGCACCTCGGGCTGCGCGAGAGCCAGATGATTGCCTGGGTCGAAGTGGACCCGAAGCACCCCGAGCGTCTCTTCGTTGCCGCCCTCGGCCACCCGTACGGCCCGAACGCCGAGCGCGGGATCTTCCGCTCGACCGACGGCGGCGCCTCGTTCCAGAAGGTGCTCTACAAGGACGAGTACACCAGCGGCAACGACGTGCGGATCGACCCGACCGACCCGAACGTGGTGTACGCCGCGCTCTGGCAGCAGCAGCAGCAGTTCATCGAAGGGCGCGAGTTCAGCGGGCCGGGCGGCGGGATCTTCAAGTCGACCGACGGCGGCACGACATGGCGGCAACTGACCGACGGGCTGCCGACGGTCGGGCAGGCCAACCTGGCGATCTCGCCAAGCAACCACCTGGTCCTCTACGCGACGGTCGCCCCGGCCGCCGGTGCCGCCCCTGCGGGTGGTGGCGGCGGCCGCGGGGCGGGCGCGGGAGCGATCACGCTGTTCAAGTCGGTGGATGGTGGGGAGCATTGGTTCCCGGCGCAGCGCGACCCGAACGCGCCGGCCGGTACGGCCGTTCCCGCCGCAGACCCCCGCCCGCTCGGCCGGATCGGTGGCGGCGATCTCCCGACCATCACCGTGGACCCCACCAACGAAAACGTCGTCTACAGCGCGTCGACGGTCTTCTGGCGGACCGAGGATGGCGGCCGGACATGGGCGGCCGTGCGCGGTGCGCCCGGTGGCGATGACTACCAGCGCAGCTGGATCAACCCGCTCAATCCGAACATCATCGGCGTGATCGCCGACCAGGGCGCCGTGATCTCGGGCAATCGCGGGCAGAGCTGGAGCAACTGGTACACGCAGTCGACCGCGGCGATGTACCACGTCACCGCCGACAACGCCTATCCCTACCGTCTCTGCGGCGGCCAGCAGGACTCCGGCTCCGCCTGCGTCGACAGCTGGTCGAGCGACGGCATCATCACCTTCCACGACTGGCACCCGGTCAACATCCAGGAATACGGCATCGCCGCGCCCGACCCGCGGAACCCCGACATCGTCTTCGGCAGCTCGCGCAGCAATGTGTCGCGCTACGACCGGAAGACCGGACAGACCACCAATGTCGGCCCGGACATGACCGGCTTCAACCGCAACGTGCGGACGATGCCACTGCTGTTCTCGCCGGTGAACCCCGACGCGCTCTTCTACGCCTCGAATGCCGTCTGGAAGACGCTCGACCGCGGGCACCGCTGGACGCGGATCTCGCCCGACCTTTCGCGACAGACGTGGGAGGTGCCGGCGACCGCCGGGAAGTACGCCACGACGGTCACGCCCGCACCGTTGGGCACCATCACGGCGCTCTCCGCCTCGCCGCGCTCGGTGGCGATCCTCTGGGCCGGGACCGACGACGGCCTGATCCAGGTGACGATGAACGGCGGGACGACGTGGCGCAACGTCACCCCAGCCGGCATCAAGCCGTGGACCCGCATCTTCAACATCGAGGCGGGGCACTTCGACAACCTCACCGCCTACGCGGCGGCCAACACGATGCGGATCGACGACCTCAACCCGCACTTCTGGCGCACGCACGACGGCGGCACGACGTGGCAGGAGATCAACACCGGCATCGCCCCGGGCGTGGTGGTCAACTCGATCCGCGAAGATCCCCGGGTGAAGGGGCTGCTGTACGGGGCCACCGACACGCAGGTGTGGGTCTCATTCGATGACGGCGATCATTGGCAATCGCTGCGACTCGACATGCCCGCGATCTCGGTGCGCGATATCAAGGTAAAGGACGACTCGACCTGCCACTGCGCCGACCTGGTCGCGGGGACGCACGGTCGCGGCTTCTGGATTCTCGACAACCTCACGCCGCTGCGCGAGGCCGCCGCACTGCGACAGGCGGCCGCGATGCAGTCGGCGCACCTGGTCAAGCCGATGACGGCGGTGCGGCTCCGCAACTTCATCAACGACCCGACGCCGTGGCCACCGGAAGTGCCGGCCGGCGAGAGTGGTCCGGTGGGTGCGGTGCTCGACTATTTCCTGCCGAAGTCCGCCACCGGCGCGGTGACGCTCGAGATCCTCGACGCCACTGGCGGCGTGGTCCGTACCTACGCGAGCACCGACCCGGTCCTGAATCCCGATCCGGTGCGCGACCCCGCCGCCTACGTGGCGCTCTGTCAGCGGACGCCGAACGCCCAGCACTGCGCCTTCCCGCTCTACTGGCCCGCCGCCTCGACGGCGCTGTCGGCCGAGGCCGGGATGCATCGCTGGCTCTGGGACATGCACTACGATCCGATCGTGCCGGGTGGTGGTGGGTCGACCGGTGCGGTGCCGGGGCGGATGATGACGGTGGTGAGCGCACCGTGGGCGCCGCCTGGCAAGTACGTCGTTCGGCTGACGGTGGAGGGGAAGCAGTTCACGCAGCCGTTGACGCTCCGCCTCGATCCGCGCGTCACCACGCCGGCGCCGGCCCTGACGCAGCTCTTCACCATGACGCGCACGCTGCGCAGCAAGGCCGTCGCCGCCCGTGCTGCGTGGACCGAGGCGCGTGCCCTCTCGACGTCGCTGGCGCAGTCAAGCGCGCCGGCGGCCTCGACACTGAAGGGCAAGCTCGACTCGCTCGCTCCGGCCCCGGTGGCAGGCGGAGTCGGTGGCGGTCGCGGTGGCGGCGGACGCGGTGGGGCCGGTGCCGGTGCGACACCGCCGTCGACGCTCGACGGCGTGAGCAACGCGCTGCACGCGGCCGCGCTGGCGATGCAGGGCGCCGATGTGGCGCCAACGGCCAACCAGCTGGCGGCAGCCGCCAAGGCGGAGCAGGCGTATGTGACGATCATGGCGCGGTGGGCGGCACTGAAGGCGGCGGCCCCGGCGCGATGA
- a CDS encoding GNAT family N-acetyltransferase: MSLGPWETPRLMLRHFTLDDGEFVLRLLNEPSFHEYIGDKGVRTLEGAHDYLTKGPIASYATHGHGLNLVILRESGAPIGMCGLIKRVTLESPDIGYAFVPEAWGVGYALEAASVILESAWRDFAVPRVLAITNAENDPSQRLLLKLGFVEEAPRVLQEGAPAVRTFGMDRPAD; the protein is encoded by the coding sequence ATGAGCCTCGGCCCCTGGGAGACGCCGCGGCTCATGCTGCGGCACTTCACGCTGGACGACGGCGAGTTCGTGCTGCGGCTGTTGAACGAGCCGTCGTTCCACGAGTACATCGGCGACAAGGGCGTGCGCACCCTCGAGGGAGCGCACGACTACCTGACGAAGGGACCGATCGCGAGCTACGCGACGCATGGCCACGGGCTCAACCTGGTCATCCTGCGGGAAAGTGGCGCGCCGATCGGGATGTGCGGACTCATCAAGCGTGTCACGCTTGAATCGCCCGACATCGGCTATGCCTTCGTCCCGGAGGCGTGGGGCGTGGGCTATGCGCTGGAAGCCGCGAGCGTGATCCTGGAATCGGCGTGGCGAGACTTTGCCGTGCCACGCGTCCTGGCCATCACCAACGCAGAGAACGACCCTTCGCAGCGCCTTCTCCTCAAGCTCGGCTTCGTGGAGGAGGCGCCGCGGGTATTGCAGGAGGGTGCTCCAGCCGTGCGGACCTTCGGCATGGACCGCCCGGCCGACTGA